From the Microbacterium thalassium genome, one window contains:
- a CDS encoding DUF3107 domain-containing protein, with product MEIRIGIANTGRELSFETDEPAAAVKKSVAGALDAGATHLTFADNKGNSYIVPTTGLAYIELGTEESRRVGFVA from the coding sequence GTGGAGATCCGCATCGGCATCGCGAACACCGGCCGTGAGCTCAGCTTCGAGACGGACGAGCCCGCTGCCGCGGTGAAGAAGTCCGTCGCGGGCGCGCTCGACGCGGGAGCCACCCACCTGACCTTCGCCGACAACAAGGGCAACTCCTACATCGTCCCGACCACGGGTCTGGCCTACATCGAGCTCGGCACCGAGGAGTCGCGCCGCGTCGGCTTCGTCGCCTGA
- a CDS encoding ATP-dependent DNA helicase — MSRRFDASARLDADQRSVVDLDPEASGVVLGAPGTGKTTVLVRRVARLLTEAGLEPDELLVLTPTRQTATELRDRLAAGLDVATPGPLARSTSSFAFQLVRAAAVAADAAPPLLLTAGDQDRIIAELLAGDEEDAAHGADRWPAALSPAVRRSRAFRSELRALFAECAELGLAPADLGSLATAQAHETWAAAAGFAAEYAYTLGRMRADHRDPAQLVHEAAGLLATADAARIGPASRLRVLLIDDAQELTRGGVALVEAARERGIAVLAFGDPDIASGAFRGASVELFEQLVRILGSDVHVLDGPHRAAPGLTRLTRSVTASIGASGRVDHRRAPGPVTDDDAVTAIVADSPFAEVDRIARTLRTWHVMDGIAWDDMAVIAHDTRQVAQLDVELAAREVPTRAASVPRPLGREEVVRDLVGIVRLGMTDADERDPDDVADALLTAFGGLDAVGLRRLRARLRVAELAEEGTRSARELLAAAMREPAWLALIDSAEARRAGRLAAALEKVHHQARRGATIHELLWTVWERSGLEQTWLRRTQSGGAGADEATRSLDALVALFGAAKRSVERAPEEGPAGFIREILDSDVPEDMLTAPERSGTVALLTPASALGTEFEAVILAGVQDGVWPNTRLRGGLLDAWRLADAAAAWRDGAAVPEPAVLDRRRSALHEELRLFARAVSRARSRVVVTAVDDDDLGPSALFAYLPDPVADAGDAASHPLTLRGLVARHRRTLTSTRDGAERAHAARQLALLADAGVPGAHPDEWFGVAGPSSTAPLHDLDVSPVRISPSRLEGFEKCALDWAVRALGGDTSSFSSGLGTILHAAMEAAPDGELTALREAVDDRWGELPFEAEWLERQERAWAEVLVQRLHVYLRRVGAEGGVAVGAESRFRLAIDLPGGGEPSVRTADADDEGPAALLSGSIDRVEVYPPGRGEDVPVTGAGDAQRVVVLDLKTGRSESRVSADKVADDAQLAAYQLAVAEGLVEGVDGAVNAGARLLVLSKTLKGTHYRIAHQPPMDDEARAAFLRRIGVNARGMAASDFTANVDAHCTDDRFAVCRLHTVKAVSSS, encoded by the coding sequence ATGTCCCGCCGGTTCGATGCGTCCGCCCGCCTGGATGCCGACCAGCGGTCGGTGGTCGACCTCGATCCCGAGGCATCGGGCGTCGTGCTCGGCGCTCCCGGAACGGGCAAGACGACGGTGCTCGTGCGCCGCGTCGCGCGGCTGCTCACCGAAGCCGGCCTCGAACCCGACGAGCTGCTCGTGCTCACCCCGACGCGCCAGACGGCGACGGAGCTGCGCGACCGGCTCGCCGCGGGACTGGACGTCGCCACTCCGGGGCCGCTCGCGCGGTCGACGTCGTCGTTCGCGTTCCAGCTCGTGCGCGCGGCCGCTGTCGCCGCCGATGCGGCACCGCCGCTCCTGCTCACCGCGGGCGACCAGGACCGCATCATCGCCGAGCTCCTCGCGGGCGATGAAGAGGATGCCGCGCACGGAGCCGACCGCTGGCCGGCTGCGCTGTCGCCGGCGGTGCGCCGCTCGCGCGCGTTCCGGTCGGAGCTGCGGGCGCTGTTCGCCGAATGCGCCGAACTCGGACTCGCACCCGCCGACCTCGGCTCCCTCGCGACGGCGCAGGCACATGAGACATGGGCGGCCGCCGCCGGCTTCGCCGCCGAGTACGCGTACACGCTCGGGCGCATGCGCGCCGACCACCGCGACCCCGCCCAGCTCGTGCACGAGGCGGCGGGGCTCCTCGCCACCGCCGATGCCGCCCGCATCGGCCCGGCATCCCGCCTGCGGGTGCTCCTGATCGACGACGCGCAGGAGCTCACGCGCGGCGGCGTCGCCCTGGTGGAGGCCGCCCGCGAGCGCGGCATCGCCGTCCTCGCGTTCGGCGACCCCGACATCGCCTCGGGCGCGTTCCGCGGGGCCAGCGTCGAGCTGTTCGAGCAGCTCGTGCGCATCCTCGGCTCCGACGTCCACGTGCTGGACGGCCCGCATCGCGCCGCACCGGGCCTGACGCGCCTGACCCGGTCGGTGACGGCGTCGATCGGAGCGAGCGGCCGCGTGGACCACCGGCGCGCGCCCGGGCCGGTGACAGACGATGACGCCGTGACGGCGATCGTGGCCGACTCGCCGTTCGCGGAGGTCGACCGCATCGCGCGGACGCTGCGCACCTGGCATGTGATGGACGGGATCGCGTGGGACGACATGGCCGTCATCGCGCACGACACGCGCCAGGTGGCGCAGCTGGACGTCGAGCTGGCCGCGCGCGAGGTCCCCACCCGCGCCGCGAGCGTGCCGCGGCCGCTCGGACGCGAAGAGGTGGTGCGCGATCTCGTCGGCATCGTGCGGCTGGGCATGACGGATGCCGACGAGCGCGATCCCGACGACGTCGCGGACGCGCTGCTGACGGCGTTCGGCGGGCTCGACGCGGTTGGCCTGCGGCGCCTGCGCGCGCGGCTGCGCGTCGCCGAACTGGCAGAGGAGGGCACCCGGTCCGCGCGCGAGCTGCTGGCCGCGGCGATGCGCGAACCCGCGTGGCTCGCGCTCATCGACTCCGCCGAGGCGCGGCGCGCCGGGCGCCTCGCGGCGGCGCTCGAGAAGGTCCATCACCAGGCCCGCCGGGGCGCGACGATCCACGAGCTGCTGTGGACCGTGTGGGAGCGCTCCGGACTCGAGCAGACATGGCTGCGCCGCACGCAGTCCGGCGGCGCGGGCGCGGACGAGGCGACCCGCTCGCTGGACGCGCTCGTCGCCCTCTTCGGCGCGGCCAAGCGCTCCGTCGAGCGGGCGCCCGAGGAGGGGCCGGCGGGGTTCATCCGCGAGATCCTCGACAGCGACGTCCCCGAGGACATGCTCACCGCGCCCGAGCGGTCGGGCACCGTCGCGCTGCTGACCCCGGCCTCGGCCCTCGGCACCGAATTCGAGGCGGTGATCCTCGCGGGCGTCCAGGACGGCGTGTGGCCGAACACCCGGCTGCGCGGCGGGCTGCTGGACGCCTGGCGGCTCGCCGACGCGGCGGCCGCCTGGCGCGACGGCGCGGCCGTGCCCGAGCCGGCCGTGCTCGACCGGCGCCGCTCGGCACTCCACGAAGAGCTGCGACTGTTCGCGCGCGCGGTGTCGCGGGCGCGGTCGCGCGTGGTCGTGACGGCGGTCGACGACGACGACCTCGGCCCGAGCGCGCTGTTCGCCTATCTGCCCGACCCGGTGGCGGATGCCGGTGACGCAGCATCCCACCCGCTGACGCTGCGCGGACTGGTGGCGCGGCACCGGAGGACCCTCACGTCGACCCGGGACGGGGCCGAGCGCGCTCACGCCGCACGGCAGCTGGCTCTGCTGGCCGACGCGGGCGTTCCCGGCGCGCATCCCGACGAGTGGTTCGGCGTCGCCGGGCCCTCGAGTACAGCGCCGCTGCACGACCTCGACGTCTCGCCCGTGCGCATCTCGCCGTCGCGCCTCGAAGGCTTCGAGAAATGCGCGCTCGACTGGGCGGTGCGCGCACTCGGCGGCGACACCAGCTCGTTCTCGTCCGGGCTCGGCACGATCCTCCACGCCGCCATGGAGGCGGCGCCCGACGGCGAGCTCACCGCGCTGCGCGAGGCGGTCGACGATCGCTGGGGCGAACTGCCGTTCGAGGCGGAATGGCTCGAACGGCAGGAGCGTGCGTGGGCCGAGGTGCTCGTGCAGCGGCTCCACGTGTACCTGCGCCGGGTCGGCGCCGAGGGCGGTGTCGCGGTCGGCGCCGAGTCGCGCTTCCGGCTCGCGATCGATCTGCCCGGCGGAGGCGAGCCGTCGGTGCGGACCGCCGACGCCGACGACGAAGGACCTGCCGCGCTGCTGTCGGGCTCCATCGACCGCGTCGAGGTCTACCCGCCGGGGCGCGGCGAGGACGTGCCGGTCACGGGGGCGGGAGACGCACAGCGCGTCGTCGTGCTCGACCTGAAGACCGGACGGTCGGAGTCGCGCGTGTCGGCCGACAAGGTCGCCGACGACGCCCAGCTGGCCGCGTACCAGCTCGCGGTGGCCGAGGGTCTCGTGGAGGGGGTCGACGGGGCCGTGAACGCCGGGGCGCGCCTGCTGGTGCTGTCGAAGACCCTGAAGGGCACCCACTACCGGATCGCCCATCAGCCGCCCATGGACGACGAGGCCCGTGCGGCGTTCCTGCGGCGCATCGGCGTCAACGCCCGCGGCATGGCCGCATCCGACTTCACCGCGAACGTCGACGCCCACTGCACCGACGACCGCTTCGCGGTGTGCCGTCTGCACACGGTGAAGGCGGTGAGCTCGTCGTGA
- a CDS encoding PHP domain-containing protein, which translates to MSDSRRFEGPSDLHLHSTRSDGTEPPAQVMAAAHRHGLGTVSLTDHDTTAGWAEAAEAAASLGMTLLPGMELSSRQEWRSVHLLAYLFDPDDRALRALTSRIRSSRLDRARLIAERISHDFDLAWEDILEQTVDGATVGRPHIADALVARGFARDRAEAFSGILHPRGDYYVALYAPDPVTAVEAIVAAGGVAIVAHPAGRAGVPEAALLRRMLDAGLAGFELGHRDNHASGVRTLRRLVRERDLIVTGSSDYHGLGKPNQPGEHTTSDDMVARIIDAATGSAPVYP; encoded by the coding sequence GTGTCGGATTCGCGGCGTTTCGAAGGCCCCAGCGACCTTCATCTGCACTCCACCCGGTCGGACGGCACCGAGCCGCCGGCCCAGGTGATGGCCGCCGCGCACCGCCACGGGCTCGGCACCGTGTCGCTCACCGACCACGACACCACCGCGGGGTGGGCGGAAGCCGCGGAGGCCGCCGCGTCCCTGGGCATGACGCTGCTGCCCGGCATGGAGCTGTCGTCTCGGCAGGAGTGGCGCAGCGTCCACCTGCTGGCCTACCTGTTCGACCCGGACGACCGCGCGCTGCGCGCGCTCACCAGCCGCATCCGCTCGTCTCGCCTGGACCGCGCGCGCCTGATCGCCGAGCGCATCTCGCACGACTTCGACCTCGCGTGGGAGGACATCCTCGAACAGACCGTCGACGGGGCGACCGTCGGGCGCCCGCACATCGCCGATGCGCTGGTCGCGCGCGGTTTCGCGCGGGACCGGGCCGAGGCGTTCTCGGGGATCCTCCACCCCCGGGGGGACTACTACGTCGCGCTGTACGCTCCGGACCCGGTGACCGCCGTCGAGGCGATCGTGGCTGCCGGGGGAGTCGCGATCGTGGCGCACCCGGCGGGCCGCGCGGGCGTGCCGGAGGCGGCGCTGCTCCGGCGCATGCTCGACGCCGGGCTGGCGGGGTTCGAGCTCGGGCACCGCGACAACCATGCGTCCGGTGTGCGGACACTGCGCCGGCTCGTCCGCGAGCGCGACCTCATCGTCACCGGCTCCAGCGACTACCACGGGCTCGGCAAGCCCAATCAGCCGGGTGAGCACACGACCTCCGACGACATGGTCGCGCGCATCATCGACGCCGCAACCGGCAGCGCCCCCGTCTACCCGTAG
- a CDS encoding ferritin-like fold-containing protein — MVRWFWQRRSAGERTMTLRSRGDFGDAVRVDFEELAPDADTFLGQAAYLQLGFFETLSELIAATPELEDKEALSRAAGAALTKHEELVALIRERGDDPTALMLPFREPLDDFRRETHGVRPQETMLSVHITAGMLDDFYLALASSYGDTGRRVARILGVDSDREAIVDLIHAAIDGDVEMKSLLAMWGRRLVGDTLLIARAALRPRQLDLADEEKVEPVFTELMSAHSRRMDAMGLAA, encoded by the coding sequence GTGGTGAGGTGGTTCTGGCAGCGGCGCTCGGCGGGCGAGCGCACGATGACGCTGCGCTCCCGGGGGGACTTCGGCGACGCCGTGCGCGTGGATTTCGAGGAGCTCGCACCCGATGCCGACACGTTCCTGGGACAGGCGGCGTACCTGCAGCTGGGGTTCTTCGAGACCCTCAGCGAGCTGATCGCGGCGACCCCCGAGCTCGAGGACAAAGAGGCCCTGTCGCGCGCCGCCGGGGCCGCGCTGACCAAGCACGAGGAGCTCGTGGCGCTCATCCGCGAGCGCGGCGACGACCCGACGGCGCTCATGCTGCCGTTCCGGGAGCCCCTCGACGACTTCCGGCGCGAGACGCACGGCGTGCGCCCGCAGGAGACGATGCTCTCGGTGCACATCACGGCGGGCATGCTCGACGACTTCTACCTCGCTCTCGCGTCGAGCTACGGCGACACCGGCCGGCGCGTCGCCCGTATCCTCGGCGTCGACTCCGACCGCGAGGCGATCGTCGACCTCATCCACGCCGCGATCGACGGGGACGTCGAGATGAAGTCGCTGCTGGCGATGTGGGGGAGGCGCCTGGTCGGCGACACGCTCCTGATCGCGCGCGCCGCGCTCCGTCCCCGGCAGCTCGACCTGGCCGACGAGGAGAAGGTCGAGCCGGTGTTCACCGAGCTGATGTCGGCGCATTCGCGTCGCATGGACGCGATGGGCCTCGCCGCCTGA
- a CDS encoding endonuclease/exonuclease/phosphatase family protein, whose amino-acid sequence MLRLVGVLFSVLWAIAAAVLTWPGFFRVERMWPIAQIISFRGLLVAAFAAIAVITLVLAVVRPLRRFALSLAAISAIAAVAGAVMMVGRGLGTETLPAKTDSSIRVMTWNTAGEATAPETVARIAVAMDADIVALPETTIESGEQVAIAMRELGQPMWAHYTDYPDTEWDAGSTTLLIAPELGDYAVIEASQAGTSTVPSAVAMPTDGGGPIVVAAHAVAPRRSYMADWREDLQWLADQCGDANVIMAGDFNATVEHMSGLGIDGGTLGQCYDAAAESGNGSVGTWSTEVPSLVGVPIDHVMVSADWTVTGSIVLRSADDSGSDHRPLIVQLEPAG is encoded by the coding sequence GTGCTTCGCCTCGTGGGTGTCCTCTTCAGCGTGCTGTGGGCGATCGCCGCAGCGGTGCTCACGTGGCCGGGATTCTTCCGCGTCGAGCGGATGTGGCCGATCGCGCAGATCATCTCGTTCCGCGGTCTGCTCGTGGCCGCGTTCGCGGCGATCGCCGTGATCACGCTCGTGCTGGCGGTCGTCAGGCCCCTCCGGCGGTTCGCGCTCTCGCTGGCCGCGATCTCGGCGATCGCCGCCGTCGCCGGCGCCGTGATGATGGTCGGGCGGGGCCTGGGAACCGAGACACTCCCGGCGAAGACCGACTCCAGCATCCGCGTCATGACCTGGAACACCGCCGGCGAGGCCACGGCGCCCGAGACCGTGGCCCGCATCGCGGTGGCGATGGACGCCGACATCGTGGCGCTGCCCGAGACGACGATCGAGAGCGGCGAGCAGGTCGCGATCGCGATGCGCGAGCTCGGCCAGCCGATGTGGGCGCACTACACCGACTACCCCGACACCGAATGGGATGCCGGGTCGACGACGCTGCTGATCGCGCCCGAGCTCGGCGACTACGCCGTCATCGAGGCTTCCCAGGCGGGAACGTCGACCGTTCCGAGCGCCGTCGCGATGCCCACCGACGGCGGGGGGCCGATCGTCGTCGCCGCGCACGCGGTCGCCCCGCGGCGGTCGTACATGGCCGACTGGCGCGAGGACCTGCAGTGGCTCGCCGACCAGTGCGGCGACGCCAACGTCATCATGGCGGGCGACTTCAACGCCACCGTCGAGCACATGTCGGGGCTCGGCATCGACGGCGGCACGCTCGGCCAGTGCTACGACGCGGCCGCCGAGTCCGGCAACGGGTCGGTGGGCACCTGGTCCACCGAGGTCCCGTCTCTGGTCGGCGTGCCGATCGACCACGTCATGGTGTCGGCGGACTGGACGGTGACCGGCTCGATCGTGCTGCGCTCCGCCGACGACTCGGGGTCCGACCACCGCCCGCTCATCGTGCAGCTCGAGCCCGCCGGCTGA
- a CDS encoding aminopeptidase P family protein, which yields MSTTGDSDTIAQTDSEKPTTSTNRRQPYGQGFLDTISTGWADRPESVPPQRAQAAFAAARRDAVSAAFPGRRLVVPAGSLKQRSNDTDYPFRPHSAFAHLTGWAADAEPDSLLVFEPRDETGHDVTLYFRERADRTTAEFYSNAAIGEFWIGPRPALDGVASDLGLATAHVDDFAAGEHDLVVDEDDELTRFVSELRLVKDAYEIEQMRLAVDVTARGFDDIVANLDRSIEHARGERIVEGVFHTRARSDGNAVGYDTIAASGPHACYLHWTRNDGAVIPGDLILIDAGVEVDSLYTADITRTLPVSGTFTDIQRKIYETVREAADHAFAAAKPGVLFREVHAAAMEIIAARVAEWGLLPVTAEEALEADAGGHHRRYMVHGTSHHLGIDVHDCAQARREMYYDAPLEPGMVFTIEPGLYFQIDDVTVPEEYRGIGVRIEDDILMTEDGPVNLSADIPRTADEVEAWITRLKK from the coding sequence ATGAGCACGACAGGCGACAGCGACACGATCGCTCAGACCGACTCCGAGAAGCCCACGACGAGCACCAACCGCCGCCAGCCGTACGGCCAGGGCTTCCTCGACACGATCTCGACCGGGTGGGCCGACCGCCCCGAGAGCGTCCCGCCGCAGCGAGCGCAGGCCGCTTTCGCGGCCGCGCGCCGTGACGCGGTCTCGGCCGCCTTCCCGGGCCGCCGGCTCGTGGTCCCGGCCGGTTCGCTCAAGCAGCGCAGCAACGACACCGACTACCCGTTCCGCCCCCACTCGGCGTTCGCCCACCTCACCGGCTGGGCCGCCGACGCCGAGCCCGACTCGCTGCTCGTCTTCGAGCCGCGCGACGAGACGGGGCACGACGTCACCCTCTACTTCCGCGAGCGCGCCGACCGCACGACCGCCGAGTTCTACTCCAACGCCGCGATCGGCGAGTTCTGGATCGGCCCGCGCCCGGCGCTGGACGGCGTCGCCTCGGACCTCGGCCTGGCGACCGCGCACGTCGACGATTTCGCCGCCGGCGAGCACGACCTGGTGGTGGACGAGGACGACGAGCTCACGCGCTTCGTCTCGGAGCTCCGCCTGGTCAAGGACGCCTACGAGATCGAGCAGATGCGTCTCGCGGTCGACGTCACCGCGCGCGGCTTCGACGACATCGTCGCGAACCTCGACCGCTCCATCGAGCACGCCCGCGGCGAGCGCATCGTCGAGGGCGTGTTCCACACGCGCGCCCGCAGCGACGGCAACGCGGTCGGCTACGACACGATCGCCGCGTCCGGCCCCCACGCGTGCTACCTGCACTGGACCCGCAACGATGGCGCGGTGATCCCCGGCGACCTGATCCTCATCGACGCCGGCGTCGAGGTCGACAGCCTGTACACGGCCGACATCACGCGCACGCTCCCCGTGAGCGGGACGTTCACCGACATCCAGCGCAAGATCTACGAGACGGTCCGCGAAGCCGCCGACCACGCGTTCGCCGCCGCGAAGCCCGGTGTGCTGTTCCGCGAGGTCCACGCGGCTGCGATGGAGATCATCGCCGCGCGCGTCGCCGAGTGGGGGCTGCTGCCGGTCACCGCCGAGGAGGCGCTCGAAGCGGATGCCGGCGGACACCACCGCCGCTACATGGTCCACGGCACGAGCCACCACCTGGGCATCGACGTGCACGACTGCGCGCAGGCCCGCCGCGAGATGTACTACGACGCGCCGCTCGAGCCCGGCATGGTGTTCACGATCGAGCCCGGTCTGTACTTCCAGATCGACGACGTGACCGTCCCCGAGGAGTACCGCGGCATCGGCGTGCGCATCGAGGACGACATCCTGATGACCGAGGACGGTCCGGTGAACCTGTCGGCCGACATCCCGCGCACGGCCGACGAGGTCGAGGCGTGGATCACACGCCTGAAGAAGTGA
- a CDS encoding DEAD/DEAH box helicase — translation MTTFADLGVDPDIVEALASRGIVDAFPIQEQTIPLGLPGQDIIGQAKTGTGKTFGFGIPVVQRLGKDPEHGVKALIVVPTRELAVQVYEDIDMLTENRSTSVVAIYGGKAYEGQIEQLKAGAQIVVGTPGRLIDLANQRLLDLSNATEVVLDEADKMLDLGFLPDIEKIFQKVPAVRHTQLFSATMPGPIVALARRFMSNPIHMRANDPDEGLTQANIKHVVYRAHALDKDEVIARILQADGRGKSVIFTRTKRAAQKLVDELSDRGFNAAAVHGDMSQEARERSMASFKAGKKDVLIATDVAARGIDVNDVTHVINHTIPDDEKTYLHRAGRTGRAGKTGIAVTFVDWEDLHKWALINRALEFGQPEPVETYSSSPHLYADLDIPEGTKGRIRTAPKTESIPTKGQPSGNGDGSSSQRRRRRRRSGASGQGAQGPAKSAPEVPAEHGAPAPQSAGPEGAGTHDGSGKGHHDGNPSARRRRRRRGPRTPGAPAAG, via the coding sequence GTGACGACCTTCGCCGACCTCGGCGTCGACCCGGACATCGTCGAGGCCCTCGCCTCGCGCGGAATCGTGGACGCGTTCCCCATCCAGGAGCAGACGATCCCGCTCGGCCTCCCCGGCCAGGACATCATCGGCCAGGCCAAGACCGGCACGGGCAAGACCTTCGGCTTCGGCATCCCCGTCGTCCAGCGCCTGGGCAAGGATCCCGAGCACGGCGTCAAGGCGCTGATCGTCGTCCCGACCCGCGAGCTCGCAGTGCAGGTCTACGAGGACATCGACATGCTCACCGAGAACCGCTCGACCAGCGTCGTCGCGATCTACGGCGGCAAGGCGTACGAGGGGCAGATCGAGCAGCTCAAGGCCGGCGCCCAGATCGTCGTCGGAACCCCCGGTCGCCTCATCGACCTGGCGAACCAGCGCCTGCTCGATCTCTCGAACGCCACCGAGGTCGTGCTCGACGAGGCCGACAAGATGCTCGACCTCGGGTTCCTGCCCGACATCGAGAAGATCTTCCAGAAGGTGCCGGCCGTCCGTCACACCCAGCTCTTCTCGGCGACGATGCCCGGCCCGATCGTGGCCCTCGCCCGTCGCTTCATGTCGAACCCCATCCACATGCGCGCGAACGACCCCGACGAGGGACTCACGCAGGCGAATATCAAGCACGTCGTCTACCGCGCCCACGCGCTCGACAAGGACGAGGTCATCGCCCGCATCCTTCAGGCCGACGGCCGGGGCAAGAGCGTGATCTTCACGCGCACCAAGCGCGCCGCGCAGAAGCTCGTCGACGAGCTGAGCGACCGCGGCTTCAACGCCGCCGCCGTCCACGGCGACATGAGCCAGGAGGCGCGCGAACGATCGATGGCGTCGTTCAAGGCCGGCAAGAAGGACGTGCTGATCGCGACCGACGTCGCCGCCCGCGGCATCGACGTCAACGACGTCACGCACGTGATCAACCACACCATCCCCGACGACGAGAAGACGTACCTGCACCGCGCGGGCCGCACCGGCCGCGCAGGCAAGACCGGCATCGCGGTGACCTTCGTCGACTGGGAGGACCTGCACAAGTGGGCCCTCATCAACCGCGCCCTCGAGTTCGGTCAGCCCGAGCCCGTCGAGACCTACTCGTCGAGCCCGCACCTCTACGCCGACCTCGACATCCCCGAGGGCACCAAGGGCCGCATCCGGACGGCGCCGAAGACCGAGTCGATCCCGACCAAGGGGCAGCCGTCGGGCAACGGCGACGGGTCCTCGTCGCAGCGCCGTCGCCGCCGCCGCCGTTCGGGGGCGTCGGGTCAGGGCGCGCAGGGCCCGGCGAAGAGCGCACCCGAGGTCCCGGCCGAGCACGGCGCTCCGGCACCGCAGAGCGCCGGCCCGGAAGGTGCGGGAACGCACGACGGCAGCGGCAAGGGACACCACGACGGCAACCCGTCGGCCCGCCGACGCCGCCGTCGTCGCGGTCCCCGCACGCCGGGCGCTCCCGCCGCCGGCTGA
- a CDS encoding SHOCT domain-containing protein: MRFLEAVTTGYEYQGFWGSFWDIIWWFLAVFVFFAYLFALFAIIGDLFRDRKLNGWWKAVWILFLIFVPFLTALIYLIARGKGMAERSAATARQMQEAQDAYIKQVASSSPSEEIAKAKALLDAGTITPEEYEAIKAKALG, translated from the coding sequence GTGCGTTTCCTCGAAGCAGTCACGACCGGCTATGAGTACCAGGGTTTCTGGGGCTCGTTCTGGGACATCATCTGGTGGTTCCTGGCGGTCTTCGTGTTCTTCGCGTATCTGTTCGCCCTGTTCGCGATCATCGGCGACCTGTTCCGCGACCGCAAGCTCAACGGCTGGTGGAAGGCGGTGTGGATCCTCTTCCTGATCTTCGTGCCGTTCCTCACGGCCCTGATCTACCTGATCGCCCGCGGGAAGGGCATGGCCGAGCGCAGCGCCGCCACGGCACGTCAGATGCAGGAGGCGCAGGACGCCTACATCAAGCAGGTGGCGAGCTCGAGCCCCAGTGAGGAGATCGCCAAGGCCAAGGCGCTCCTGGACGCCGGGACGATCACCCCCGAGGAGTACGAGGCCATCAAGGCCAAGGCCCTCGGCTGA